In a single window of the Pseudogemmatithrix spongiicola genome:
- a CDS encoding efflux RND transporter permease subunit, which produces MSKQRRGIASWAISHPIGTLMLTSTLLVLGSVYIGRLPVDLLPRIVYPQVRVNVNNPGVEPVVMEETVAKPLESALATVEGLERLQTNVNEGSVSVELNFSYGTNVDIALQNAATAVERVRSRLPEEASAPTVSKSDPSQMQIFQVAFSSSERDLVSLRQWIDQRLRPQLLGVEGVASVDLSGGLVREIQVELDPERLRAHGLAVNDVLSSLAGENQNIAGGRVIAPDREIVSRTTGRFTSVDQIRSVLLTGAGGTRVPLSEVAIVRDTAQDQRFWARLNGQPAVRIGIQKQPEANTVAVVDAVRAQMARLESSLFIPRDIKYQVTFDQSGFIRDALNSVTNSALTGAFLAAIVVLIFLRSIRKTFIIAVSIPLAIMATFVMMGAGGLTLNIMSLGGLALGTGLLLDNAIVMLENIYRRREQEGLDPEEGAHVGAAEVTSAVIASTTTNIASVAPFLLIVGLAALIFRELILTISFAIIASLPLALTLVPMLAAQLGKVKFKSGLEKNRALLAFDRWFTRMGEKYETAATWVVGHKAIVLGTVLLVAGGLFYRARSIPTEFLPQVDDGSVGAFVRLAPGATPAQTDRITREVEGIVAKMPHVEAVFATAGGFLFGGSSSANAGRGSLDILLTPVSKRPMSADQWVRTLQDSINARGFAGARIGVRPPRIRGLRTSSSGEAVSVAVLGDEVNTLNEIALAITRRVQGIPGLENFQNPQDEGSPLLSIELDRERARARGLNVQQVGATVRTALDGTVATRYAEGNFEYDVRVFFPRGRFQSTADLQDVPLVASRGAAPIRLGDVANVRTVLGPNGITRVNQSRQVQINGDVITEVATVGAVTDSIRARLADLELPDGYGIIIGGEQEAIDESNRQLALVIALAIFLVFVVLAVQYESFTNPLVILAAVPLAMMGVIVIMLVTGTPFSAPAYLGMIMLAGIVVNNSILLVEFAEGFFQEGGHSRIESIVKAGSARLRPIMMTTFTSLVGTLPLALGLGEGGELMRPLAIAVVGGLLMSTFLTLFVVPCAYLILHGIGDRVKALLLGTPAAETPERPLVDAPAEPVGR; this is translated from the coding sequence ATGAGCAAGCAGCGTCGCGGGATCGCCAGCTGGGCCATCTCGCATCCCATCGGCACCTTGATGCTCACGAGCACGCTGCTCGTGCTCGGCTCGGTGTACATCGGCCGGCTGCCCGTGGACCTGCTCCCGCGCATCGTGTATCCGCAGGTGCGCGTGAACGTGAACAATCCGGGCGTCGAGCCCGTGGTCATGGAAGAGACCGTCGCCAAGCCGCTGGAGTCGGCGCTCGCGACGGTCGAGGGCCTTGAGCGCCTGCAGACGAACGTCAATGAAGGCAGCGTCAGCGTCGAGCTGAACTTCTCCTACGGCACCAACGTCGACATCGCGCTGCAGAACGCCGCGACAGCGGTCGAGCGCGTGCGCTCGCGCCTCCCGGAGGAGGCCTCGGCGCCGACGGTGAGCAAGTCCGATCCGTCGCAGATGCAGATCTTCCAGGTCGCGTTCTCGTCCAGCGAACGCGACCTGGTGTCGCTGCGCCAGTGGATCGACCAGCGCCTGCGCCCGCAGCTGCTGGGCGTCGAGGGCGTGGCCAGCGTAGACCTCTCGGGCGGCTTGGTGCGCGAGATCCAGGTGGAGCTCGATCCCGAGCGCTTGCGCGCCCACGGCCTCGCGGTCAACGACGTGCTGAGCTCGCTCGCCGGCGAGAACCAGAACATCGCCGGCGGCCGCGTCATCGCACCAGACCGCGAGATCGTCAGCCGCACCACCGGCCGCTTCACGTCCGTGGATCAGATCCGCAGCGTGCTCCTCACCGGTGCCGGCGGCACCCGCGTGCCGCTCAGCGAAGTCGCCATCGTGCGCGACACCGCGCAGGACCAGCGGTTCTGGGCGCGTCTCAATGGGCAGCCGGCGGTGCGCATCGGCATCCAGAAGCAACCGGAGGCCAACACGGTCGCCGTGGTCGACGCCGTCCGCGCGCAGATGGCGCGCCTCGAGTCCTCGCTGTTCATCCCGCGCGACATCAAGTACCAGGTCACCTTCGACCAGTCCGGCTTCATCCGCGACGCGCTCAACTCGGTCACGAACTCCGCGCTCACGGGGGCGTTCCTCGCGGCGATCGTCGTGCTGATCTTCCTGCGGTCCATCCGCAAGACGTTCATCATCGCGGTGTCGATCCCGCTGGCCATCATGGCCACGTTCGTGATGATGGGTGCCGGCGGCCTCACGCTGAACATCATGTCGCTGGGCGGCCTCGCGCTGGGTACGGGCCTGCTGCTCGACAACGCGATCGTGATGCTCGAGAACATCTACAGGCGACGCGAGCAGGAAGGGCTCGACCCCGAGGAAGGCGCGCACGTCGGCGCGGCCGAAGTCACAAGCGCGGTCATCGCCTCCACGACGACCAACATCGCGTCCGTGGCGCCGTTCCTGCTGATCGTCGGCCTCGCCGCGCTGATCTTCCGCGAGCTCATCCTCACGATCTCGTTCGCCATCATCGCCTCCCTGCCCCTCGCGCTCACGCTGGTGCCGATGCTCGCCGCGCAGCTGGGCAAGGTGAAGTTCAAGAGCGGGCTCGAGAAGAACCGGGCGCTGCTCGCCTTCGACCGCTGGTTCACCCGCATGGGCGAGAAGTACGAGACCGCCGCCACCTGGGTCGTGGGCCACAAGGCGATCGTCCTCGGAACCGTGCTGCTGGTGGCGGGCGGCCTCTTCTACCGCGCCCGGTCCATCCCGACGGAGTTCCTCCCGCAGGTCGACGACGGCTCGGTCGGTGCCTTCGTGCGCCTCGCGCCGGGCGCGACGCCCGCGCAGACGGACCGCATCACCCGCGAGGTGGAAGGCATCGTCGCGAAGATGCCGCACGTCGAGGCGGTCTTCGCCACGGCCGGCGGCTTCCTCTTCGGCGGCTCCTCGTCGGCCAACGCGGGCCGCGGCTCGCTCGACATCCTGCTGACGCCCGTGTCGAAGCGTCCGATGTCCGCCGACCAGTGGGTGCGCACGCTGCAGGATTCGATCAACGCCCGCGGCTTCGCCGGTGCCCGCATCGGCGTTCGGCCGCCGCGCATCCGCGGCCTGCGGACCTCGTCGTCGGGAGAAGCCGTGTCCGTCGCCGTCCTCGGCGACGAGGTGAACACGCTCAATGAGATCGCGCTGGCCATCACGCGCCGTGTGCAGGGCATCCCGGGACTGGAGAACTTCCAGAACCCGCAGGACGAAGGCTCGCCCCTGCTCTCGATTGAACTCGACCGCGAGCGGGCCCGCGCGCGCGGGCTGAACGTGCAGCAGGTGGGCGCCACGGTCCGCACCGCGCTCGACGGCACCGTGGCCACGCGCTACGCCGAAGGCAACTTCGAGTACGACGTGCGGGTGTTCTTCCCGCGTGGCCGCTTCCAGAGCACCGCAGATCTCCAGGACGTGCCGCTTGTCGCGTCGCGCGGCGCCGCCCCCATCCGCCTCGGCGACGTCGCCAACGTGCGCACCGTGCTCGGCCCCAACGGCATCACGCGCGTCAACCAGAGCCGCCAGGTCCAGATCAACGGCGACGTGATCACGGAAGTCGCGACCGTCGGCGCCGTGACGGACTCGATCCGCGCGCGTCTCGCCGACCTCGAGCTGCCCGACGGCTACGGCATCATCATCGGCGGCGAGCAGGAAGCCATCGACGAGAGCAACCGCCAGCTCGCGCTGGTCATCGCGCTCGCGATCTTCCTCGTGTTCGTCGTGCTCGCCGTGCAGTACGAGAGCTTCACGAACCCTCTCGTGATCCTCGCGGCGGTGCCGCTGGCCATGATGGGCGTGATCGTCATCATGCTCGTGACGGGCACGCCGTTCAGCGCGCCCGCCTACCTGGGCATGATCATGCTCGCTGGCATCGTCGTCAACAATTCGATCCTGCTCGTGGAGTTCGCCGAGGGCTTCTTCCAAGAGGGCGGCCACTCGCGCATCGAATCGATCGTGAAGGCGGGCTCGGCGCGCCTGCGCCCGATCATGATGACGACGTTTACGTCGTTGGTCGGCACCCTGCCCCTCGCGCTTGGCCTCGGCGAGGGCGGTGAGCTGATGCGCCCGCTGGCCATCGCCGTGGTCGGCGGCCTGCTCATGTCGACCTTCCTGACGTTGTTCGTCGTGCCCTGCGCCTACCTGATCCTCCACGGCATCGGCGATCGCGTGAAGGCGCTGCTGCTCGGTACCCCGGCGGCAGAAACGCCGGAGCGCCCGTTGGTGGACGCTCCGGCGGAACCGGTCGGTCGGTAA
- a CDS encoding efflux RND transporter periplasmic adaptor subunit — protein MKLSSATILAAILTIGLAACGTDTASSATPNSAGGPGGGPGGGPGGNRGGGPQIQPVEIATVERATLARTSLVTGQLSPLRVVGVNSQVGGALTKVNVEEGSRVSAGMVLAELDARELEAQLRAARANLTVARTTAQRSEQLRQSQVVTAAEYERDQASLAAAEATVSQLETRLSFTTIRSPIDGVVTQRFAQAGDIVGGSARLFTVADLNTLVTQLPVSELEVPLLREGANVSVRVDALGRDVPGRIRRIFPAVDSVSRLVPVEVAISGAQQAGLRPGYSVRVTLKLDERDNALVIPTRAVVGAAGSQSVYVIREGRAERRRVRVGMDLDGKMEVLEGLAVGDTIITTGNALLRDGAQVRIVEPLAPEAPRAGVPIPAPQPGARP, from the coding sequence ATGAAGCTCTCCTCCGCGACCATCCTGGCCGCGATCCTCACCATCGGGCTGGCGGCCTGCGGGACCGACACGGCGTCCTCGGCGACGCCGAATAGCGCTGGCGGGCCGGGCGGTGGCCCCGGCGGCGGCCCCGGCGGCAATCGCGGCGGCGGCCCCCAGATCCAGCCCGTCGAGATCGCGACCGTCGAGCGCGCAACGCTCGCCCGTACCTCCTTGGTGACGGGCCAGCTGTCCCCACTCCGCGTCGTGGGCGTGAACTCGCAGGTGGGCGGCGCGCTGACGAAGGTGAACGTGGAGGAAGGCTCGCGCGTGTCGGCAGGCATGGTGCTCGCTGAACTCGACGCCCGCGAGCTCGAGGCGCAACTCCGGGCGGCGCGCGCGAATCTCACGGTGGCCCGCACCACCGCCCAGCGCTCCGAACAGCTGCGCCAGTCGCAGGTCGTGACGGCCGCCGAGTACGAGCGCGACCAGGCCTCGCTCGCCGCGGCCGAGGCGACGGTGTCGCAGCTCGAGACGCGGCTGAGCTTCACGACGATTCGCTCGCCGATCGACGGCGTCGTCACGCAGCGCTTTGCCCAGGCCGGCGACATCGTCGGCGGCTCCGCACGGCTGTTCACCGTCGCCGATCTCAATACTCTCGTCACGCAGCTGCCGGTGTCTGAACTCGAGGTGCCGCTGCTGCGTGAAGGCGCCAACGTCTCGGTGCGCGTCGACGCGCTCGGCCGCGACGTGCCGGGCCGCATCCGTCGCATCTTTCCGGCGGTCGATTCCGTCAGCCGCCTGGTGCCCGTCGAAGTGGCGATCTCGGGTGCCCAGCAGGCCGGCCTCCGTCCGGGCTACAGCGTGCGCGTCACGCTCAAGCTCGACGAGCGCGACAACGCCTTGGTGATTCCCACCCGCGCCGTGGTGGGCGCGGCCGGCAGCCAGAGCGTGTACGTGATTCGCGAGGGGCGCGCCGAGCGCCGCCGCGTGCGCGTCGGCATGGACCTCGACGGCAAGATGGAAGTCCTCGAGGGGCTCGCCGTCGGCGACACCATCATCACCACCGGCAATGCCCTGCTCCGCGATGGCGCCCAAGTGCGCATCGTCGAGCCGCTCGCCCCCGAGGCGCCGCGCGCCGGCGTACCAATTCCTGCCCCGCAGCCGGGAGCCCGTCCATGA
- the dapF gene encoding diaminopimelate epimerase, which translates to MSGSGNDFVFVDGIGHPADVAVATDSDFVRTVCALHTGVGADGVAVFRPSYAADFALTYFNRDGSEGELCGNASLCAVRLSTDLGIARQSGLRFETMAGLIHGRIRDGRPEVDLQPVQGLRTDAGITRQDGEAAMGYANTGVPHLVIRTGALGEVPLESRGPELRQHRSLAAGANVNWVARRPGGWSMRTYERGVEAETLACGTGAVACAALLRAWGEAGTAAALETRSGQVLEVRFRDDGDVWYPTLAGEGRVVFEGTLREI; encoded by the coding sequence ATGTCCGGGTCAGGGAACGACTTTGTCTTCGTGGACGGCATCGGGCATCCGGCGGACGTGGCCGTGGCGACGGACTCGGACTTCGTGCGGACCGTCTGCGCGCTGCACACCGGCGTCGGGGCGGACGGCGTGGCCGTGTTCCGGCCCAGCTACGCGGCAGACTTCGCGCTCACGTACTTCAATAGGGACGGCAGCGAGGGCGAGCTCTGTGGCAACGCGTCCTTGTGCGCGGTGCGGCTGTCCACCGACCTGGGCATCGCTCGGCAGTCGGGCCTGCGGTTCGAGACGATGGCCGGCTTGATCCACGGGCGCATCCGCGACGGTCGGCCGGAGGTAGACCTCCAGCCGGTGCAGGGCCTTAGGACCGACGCCGGCATCACCCGGCAGGACGGCGAGGCCGCCATGGGCTATGCCAACACCGGGGTGCCGCACCTCGTCATCCGGACCGGGGCGCTTGGCGAGGTCCCACTGGAGAGCCGCGGACCGGAGCTCCGGCAGCATCGGAGCCTGGCGGCCGGCGCCAATGTGAACTGGGTCGCGCGGCGTCCGGGTGGCTGGTCCATGCGGACGTACGAGCGCGGCGTGGAGGCCGAGACTTTGGCCTGCGGGACCGGGGCGGTGGCCTGCGCGGCGCTGCTCAGGGCCTGGGGCGAAGCCGGTACCGCCGCAGCGCTCGAGACGCGCTCGGGCCAGGTGCTGGAGGTTCGGTTCCGGGACGACGGGGACGTTTGGTACCCAACGCTGGCGGGCGAGGGTCGCGTCGTCTTCGAGGGCACGCTCCGGGAGATCTAG
- a CDS encoding polyprenol monophosphomannose synthase, whose protein sequence is MAATTSRGLVIVPTYNESENIRTLLRAVLDADARLDVLVVDDNSPDKTGDIVAGISVDEPRVHLLRRPGKMGLGTAYRDGFRWALARDYELIFEMDADFSHSPSHLTEFLTASESADFVLGSRYLNGKVTVVNWPISRLLLSYGANIYARIVTGMKLWDATGGFKCFHRRVLEAIDLNDVRSNGYAFQIEMSFRAMRKGFRPIEIPIVFTDRTEGESKMSGHIVREAIFMVWRLRWWAITGRV, encoded by the coding sequence ATGGCCGCTACGACGTCGCGGGGACTTGTCATTGTCCCCACCTATAATGAGAGCGAGAACATCCGTACGCTGCTGCGTGCGGTGCTCGACGCCGATGCCCGGTTGGACGTCCTCGTCGTGGACGACAACTCGCCCGACAAGACGGGCGACATCGTCGCGGGCATCAGCGTCGACGAGCCGCGCGTGCACCTGCTGCGCCGGCCGGGCAAGATGGGCCTGGGCACGGCCTACCGGGATGGGTTCCGCTGGGCGCTGGCCCGCGATTACGAGCTGATCTTCGAGATGGACGCGGACTTCAGCCACAGCCCGAGCCACCTCACGGAGTTTCTCACCGCCTCGGAATCGGCGGACTTCGTGTTGGGCTCGAGGTACCTCAACGGAAAGGTCACGGTGGTGAACTGGCCCATCAGCCGCCTCCTGTTGAGCTACGGCGCGAACATCTACGCGCGCATCGTCACGGGCATGAAGCTCTGGGACGCCACCGGCGGCTTCAAGTGCTTTCACCGGCGCGTGCTGGAGGCCATCGACCTGAACGACGTGCGCTCGAACGGCTACGCGTTCCAGATCGAGATGTCGTTCCGCGCCATGCGGAAGGGCTTCCGGCCCATCGAGATCCCGATCGTCTTCACGGACCGCACCGAAGGCGAGAGCAAGATGTCGGGGCACATCGTACGCGAGGCCATCTTCATGGTCTGGCGCCTCCGGTGGTGGGCGATCACGGGGCGGGTATGA
- a CDS encoding lipopolysaccharide biosynthesis protein — protein sequence MTDPRPKAAGMRGGSTAQLMGSTALGQLLGLAIAPILGRWLGPAAFGAFGVYLAVLGSLGGAASWRLGLAVPVPMREEDASAVLAAGVLATLLSTVVITIAVALVGSHAANAWLDAPDAAPLLWLIPASILGVGLTDVLSGWCLRHREFPALVRQRVVRAVGTSGWQFVHALVLRSGAWPLVWGEVIGRLASVTAMARLIWRREGQRLRALRWAEIRAAFASQREFVAVATPAHLLNQLGQWVPVFLLASWWGPAAAGLYVVGQRVIGIPIGLIGDSAGQVYIADLAERARVAPARMRPLFRETVLSLGRLAALTAVVLILLGPIGFALGFGAEWRDAGRMVRWQGIALAAQLVAIPMAHTLVVLRFQRRQLVWDILRLIATVAGFTWARVAGWDAVGAVAVHGVLGAVLYGGLTYASWRAVRARADASA from the coding sequence GTGACTGACCCGCGCCCGAAGGCCGCGGGGATGCGCGGCGGCTCGACGGCCCAGCTCATGGGCTCGACGGCGCTCGGGCAACTGCTCGGACTCGCCATTGCGCCGATCCTCGGCCGCTGGCTCGGCCCCGCGGCGTTCGGTGCGTTCGGCGTGTACCTCGCCGTGTTGGGTTCGCTCGGCGGTGCGGCGTCGTGGCGCCTCGGTCTCGCCGTGCCCGTGCCCATGCGCGAGGAGGACGCGAGCGCCGTCCTCGCCGCCGGGGTCCTCGCGACGCTGCTCTCGACCGTCGTCATCACGATTGCCGTGGCCCTCGTGGGCTCGCACGCCGCCAACGCGTGGCTCGACGCCCCCGATGCCGCGCCGCTGCTCTGGTTGATTCCTGCGAGCATCCTTGGCGTGGGCCTCACGGACGTGCTCAGTGGTTGGTGCCTCCGACATAGGGAGTTTCCGGCGTTGGTGCGGCAGCGCGTCGTACGCGCGGTGGGCACCAGCGGCTGGCAGTTCGTGCATGCATTGGTCCTGCGCAGCGGCGCGTGGCCGTTGGTGTGGGGCGAGGTCATCGGTCGCCTGGCGAGCGTCACGGCGATGGCCCGCCTCATCTGGCGTCGCGAGGGCCAGCGCCTGCGCGCGCTGCGCTGGGCAGAGATTCGCGCGGCATTCGCCTCGCAGCGGGAGTTCGTGGCCGTGGCCACGCCGGCCCACCTCCTGAATCAGTTGGGACAGTGGGTGCCGGTGTTCTTGCTCGCCTCCTGGTGGGGCCCGGCTGCCGCCGGCCTGTACGTGGTCGGCCAACGCGTCATCGGCATCCCGATCGGCCTCATCGGCGACTCGGCGGGGCAGGTGTACATCGCCGATCTCGCCGAGCGCGCGCGGGTGGCGCCGGCGCGCATGCGACCGCTCTTCCGCGAGACCGTACTCTCGCTGGGACGACTCGCTGCGCTCACGGCCGTCGTGCTTATCCTCCTCGGCCCCATCGGCTTCGCGCTGGGATTCGGCGCGGAATGGCGAGACGCCGGGCGCATGGTGCGGTGGCAAGGTATCGCGCTCGCAGCGCAGTTGGTGGCGATCCCGATGGCGCACACACTCGTGGTCCTGCGCTTTCAACGGCGCCAGCTGGTGTGGGACATCCTGCGACTCATCGCGACGGTCGCGGGATTCACGTGGGCACGAGTGGCGGGCTGGGATGCCGTCGGCGCGGTCGCGGTGCATGGTGTGCTTGGCGCCGTGCTGTACGGGGGACTCACCTATGCGAGCTGGCGCGCCGTCCGCGCGCGCGCTGATGCCAGTGCCTGA
- a CDS encoding glycosyltransferase, producing MSARRILFVTHAYPRHAGDGAGSFLHRLALGLQAGGLTVRVLAPSGPKLPPAESLDGVEIRRFRYAPAGMESLAYTGTMAEQVLGSLSGKGALLGMLTAGTMAVRRMIDEFAPDVVHAHWWFPGGLLALGADRDVPLVTTMHGSDVRLARKVKLVHPLFRRVMARSAAVTAVSSWLAGEARAMAPKTAITVAPMPVDTQLFSAEATPRIPGRFLFVGRLNAQKGVRDLLEALSWAPADITLDIVGEGEDEVALKARARELGLDARITWHGAVARDALPAMYRRSQSVVMPSQHEGLGLVAVEAQLSRTPVIAYRSGGLPDVVDPQWGGRLVPAGDVRALADAMAAMHASAGAVGGWGASARSVMLDRFAPGVVAQGYRALYDRAVAARD from the coding sequence ATGAGCGCGCGCCGCATCCTGTTCGTCACGCACGCCTATCCCCGCCACGCCGGTGATGGGGCGGGGTCGTTCCTGCATCGCCTTGCCCTCGGGCTGCAGGCCGGCGGGCTGACGGTCCGCGTCTTGGCGCCGAGCGGTCCCAAGCTGCCGCCGGCCGAGTCGCTTGATGGCGTCGAGATCCGCCGCTTCCGCTACGCACCCGCGGGGATGGAGTCGTTGGCGTACACCGGCACGATGGCCGAGCAGGTGCTCGGCTCCCTCAGCGGCAAGGGCGCGCTGCTTGGCATGCTCACGGCCGGCACGATGGCCGTGCGCCGGATGATCGACGAGTTCGCACCGGACGTGGTGCACGCGCACTGGTGGTTCCCGGGCGGCTTGCTGGCGCTGGGCGCTGACCGTGACGTGCCGTTGGTGACGACGATGCACGGCTCCGACGTGCGCCTCGCCCGCAAGGTGAAGCTCGTGCACCCGCTGTTCCGGCGCGTGATGGCCCGGTCGGCCGCGGTCACGGCGGTGTCGTCGTGGTTGGCGGGCGAGGCGCGGGCCATGGCGCCGAAGACGGCGATCACCGTCGCGCCGATGCCGGTGGACACGCAGTTGTTCTCCGCAGAGGCCACGCCGCGCATTCCCGGGCGATTCCTGTTCGTCGGACGCCTCAATGCGCAGAAGGGCGTGCGCGACTTGCTCGAGGCGCTGAGTTGGGCGCCGGCTGACATCACGCTCGACATCGTCGGCGAGGGCGAGGACGAGGTCGCCTTGAAGGCACGGGCGCGCGAGCTCGGACTCGACGCGCGCATCACCTGGCACGGCGCCGTCGCGCGCGATGCGTTGCCGGCGATGTACCGACGGAGCCAATCGGTGGTCATGCCCTCGCAGCACGAAGGGCTGGGTCTCGTCGCCGTCGAGGCGCAGCTCTCGCGCACGCCGGTCATTGCGTATCGCTCCGGCGGCTTGCCGGACGTCGTAGATCCGCAGTGGGGCGGGCGGCTCGTGCCTGCGGGCGACGTGCGGGCGCTGGCCGATGCGATGGCGGCGATGCACGCGTCGGCCGGGGCCGTCGGCGGCTGGGGAGCAAGCGCACGCAGCGTGATGCTCGACCGTTTCGCCCCCGGCGTCGTCGCGCAAGGATACCGCGCGCTCTACGACCGCGCCGTGGCGGCTCGTGACTGA
- a CDS encoding glycosyltransferase family 2 protein yields MITAAMPQVSVLVPAKDEAENLPMFLELCDAMIRAAAVPYEVIVVDDGSRDGTPALLEQLKAKYGWLRSERHRAQRGIADALRTGYLAARGGILVFYPADLQFKPEDIPRLVQPILDGQSDMVTGFKQGHYEKAFVSKIYNGLSRSLFDVPVRDLNNVKAYRREIMADQPARPDWHRYMIVLAHAQGYTVSEIPVPLYPRHAGRSKFGLSRIPIGVLDMLAVWFELRFGQKPLLAFGMLGAALFALGVLAGLVALGVLLVQGIGLRWIWTLIQTCLLLGSIFFATGLLGEQVAVTRAEQRELRRRLDALRPDAYPERER; encoded by the coding sequence ATGATCACTGCCGCCATGCCCCAGGTCTCCGTGCTCGTGCCCGCCAAGGACGAAGCCGAGAACCTGCCGATGTTCCTCGAGCTCTGCGACGCGATGATCCGCGCCGCGGCCGTCCCCTACGAGGTCATCGTCGTCGACGATGGCTCCCGCGACGGCACGCCGGCGCTGCTCGAGCAGCTCAAGGCCAAGTACGGCTGGCTGCGCAGCGAGCGCCATCGCGCGCAGCGCGGCATCGCCGACGCGCTGCGCACGGGCTACCTCGCGGCCCGCGGCGGCATCCTCGTGTTCTATCCCGCCGACCTCCAGTTCAAGCCGGAGGACATCCCGCGGCTCGTCCAGCCGATCCTCGACGGCCAGTCCGACATGGTCACGGGCTTCAAGCAGGGGCACTACGAGAAGGCCTTCGTCAGCAAGATCTATAACGGGCTGTCGCGCTCGCTGTTCGACGTGCCCGTGCGCGACCTCAACAACGTGAAGGCCTACCGCCGCGAGATCATGGCCGACCAGCCCGCGCGCCCGGACTGGCACCGCTACATGATCGTGCTCGCCCACGCGCAGGGCTACACGGTGAGCGAGATCCCCGTCCCGCTGTACCCGCGCCACGCGGGCCGCTCCAAGTTCGGGCTCAGCCGCATCCCCATCGGCGTGCTCGACATGCTCGCCGTATGGTTCGAGCTGCGCTTCGGGCAGAAGCCGCTGCTCGCCTTCGGCATGCTCGGGGCCGCGCTCTTCGCGCTCGGCGTGCTCGCAGGCCTCGTCGCCCTCGGGGTGTTGCTCGTGCAGGGCATTGGCCTGCGCTGGATCTGGACGCTGATCCAGACCTGCCTGCTCCTCGGCTCCATCTTCTTCGCCACCGGCCTCCTCGGCGAACAGGTCGCCGTCACACGCGCCGAGCAGCGCGAGCTGCGTCGCCGGCTCGACGCGCTGCGTCCCGATGCGTATCCCGAACGGGAGCGATGA
- the rpoN gene encoding RNA polymerase factor sigma-54 — MKGGMQQSARLGQELRANPRLYQAMDMLYMPLLDLQQHLKQELLQNPFLELVEEDEEEIVESASVELAESQSVEPEPEQGLPAEEREDDSRWEEILLDGMESGGMPEPRDDREPYEPVTVESRGLDDHLRDQVALLDLSERDRLLAEEFIGNINEDGYLAASLDDILHGINEVLLRAAEAEDEEREVPLFTAADAQRMLTVMQTLDPPGIAARDLKECLALQLTAANLTGTLAERLVVEAFPELVAHKWAEAARKLGCTPAEAQSAADALARLNPKPGRAFSEGDGNYVVPDLIVEKIDGQYLVFTNDHNLPRLRLSRSYQEIARDKKRFDAEHKEFITSRLSAAQWLIQAIEQRRQTMLKVMHFIVDRQRDFFEKGVQGLKPLTLREVADAIGMHESTISRVTNEKFAQTPRGVLPLKFFFSSGLKSADGEDVSARGIKATIEKLVADEDPKRPLTDDAIVKLLAKDGLSIARRTVAKYRDELGILKAQMRKRL, encoded by the coding sequence GTGAAGGGCGGCATGCAGCAGTCCGCCAGGCTTGGCCAGGAGCTTCGGGCCAATCCGCGCCTGTACCAGGCGATGGACATGCTGTACATGCCGTTGCTCGACCTGCAGCAGCACCTCAAGCAGGAGCTGCTGCAGAATCCCTTCCTCGAGTTGGTCGAAGAGGACGAAGAGGAGATCGTCGAGAGCGCGAGCGTCGAGCTCGCCGAGTCCCAGAGCGTCGAACCGGAGCCCGAGCAGGGCCTGCCCGCCGAGGAGCGCGAAGACGATTCGCGCTGGGAGGAGATCCTCCTCGACGGCATGGAGAGCGGCGGCATGCCGGAGCCGCGCGATGACCGTGAGCCCTACGAACCGGTCACGGTCGAGTCCCGCGGCCTCGACGATCACCTGCGTGACCAGGTTGCCCTCCTCGACCTCAGCGAGCGCGACCGCCTGCTGGCCGAGGAGTTCATCGGCAACATCAACGAGGACGGGTACCTCGCGGCCTCGCTCGACGACATCCTGCACGGCATCAACGAGGTGCTGCTGCGTGCCGCCGAGGCGGAGGACGAGGAGCGCGAAGTCCCGTTGTTCACGGCGGCAGACGCGCAGCGCATGCTCACCGTGATGCAGACGCTGGATCCACCCGGCATCGCGGCGCGCGACCTCAAGGAGTGCCTCGCGCTGCAGCTGACGGCCGCCAATCTCACGGGCACGCTCGCGGAGCGGCTCGTGGTCGAGGCGTTTCCGGAACTCGTCGCGCACAAGTGGGCCGAGGCCGCGCGCAAGCTCGGCTGCACGCCCGCCGAGGCGCAGAGCGCCGCCGATGCCTTGGCCCGCCTCAATCCGAAGCCCGGCCGTGCCTTCAGCGAGGGCGACGGCAACTACGTGGTGCCGGACCTCATCGTCGAGAAGATCGACGGGCAGTACCTGGTCTTCACCAACGACCACAACCTCCCGCGCCTGCGCCTCTCGCGCAGCTACCAGGAGATCGCCCGCGACAAGAAGCGCTTCGATGCCGAGCACAAGGAGTTCATCACCTCGCGGCTGAGCGCCGCGCAGTGGCTGATCCAAGCCATCGAGCAGCGCCGCCAGACGATGCTCAAGGTGATGCACTTCATCGTGGACCGGCAGCGCGACTTCTTCGAGAAGGGCGTGCAGGGCCTCAAGCCGCTCACGCTGCGCGAGGTGGCGGATGCCATCGGCATGCACGAGAGCACCATCTCGCGCGTCACGAACGAGAAGTTCGCGCAGACGCCCCGCGGCGTCCTCCCGCTGAAGTTCTTCTTCTCGTCGGGCCTCAAGAGCGCCGACGGCGAAGACGTGTCCGCCCGCGGCATCAAGGCCACCATCGAGAAGCTCGTGGCGGACGAGGACCCCAAGCGACCGCTCACCGACGACGCCATCGTGAAGCTGCTGGCCAAGGACGGTCTCTCGATCGCCCGCCGCACCGTCGCGAAGTACCGCGACGAACTCGGCATCCTCAAGGCGCAGATGCGCAAGCGCCTCTGA